The following coding sequences are from one Leptolyngbya sp. NIES-3755 window:
- a CDS encoding light-independent protochlorophyllide reductase subunit N (similar to AA sequence:cyanobase_aa:LBDG_06580), whose protein sequence is MTLADPQPQAIQFECETGNYHTFCPISCVAWLYQKIEDSFFLVIGTKTCGYFLQNAMGVMIFAEPRYAMAELEEGDISAQLNDYEELRRLCEQVKRDRNPSVIVFIGTCTTEIIKMDLEGLAPKLESEIGIPIVVARANGLDYAFTQGEDTVLAAMAQRCPTKAPTGETEKEERNAIQKLMNFGRKQEEIKQEESEYVDHTPLVMFGSVPDPIVTQLTLELKKQGVKVSGWLPAKRYTELPVIEEGYYVSGVNPFLSRTATTLMRRRKTKLIGSPFPIGPDGTRAWVEKICSVLNIEPKGLEEREAKIWESVEDYLKLVRGKSVFFMGDNLLEISLARFLIRCGMTCEEIGIPYMDKRYQAAELDFLVKTCNEMGVSVPKIVEKPDNYNQLQRIHEMKPDLVITGMAHANPLEARGISTKWSVEFTFAQIHGFSNTRDILELVTRPMRRNTALQSMGWEKLVEEATI, encoded by the coding sequence ATGACTCTCGCTGATCCTCAACCCCAAGCTATACAATTCGAGTGTGAAACTGGTAACTATCACACCTTTTGCCCGATTAGCTGCGTGGCATGGTTATATCAAAAAATTGAAGATAGCTTTTTCTTAGTCATTGGTACAAAAACCTGCGGGTATTTTCTCCAGAATGCAATGGGAGTGATGATCTTTGCAGAACCCCGATATGCAATGGCAGAACTCGAAGAAGGTGACATTTCGGCTCAGTTGAATGATTACGAAGAACTGAGACGACTGTGTGAACAGGTGAAACGCGATCGCAATCCGAGTGTGATTGTGTTTATCGGTACTTGTACCACTGAGATTATCAAAATGGACTTAGAGGGATTAGCGCCAAAGCTCGAATCTGAGATTGGAATCCCGATCGTGGTCGCCCGTGCGAATGGTCTCGATTACGCCTTTACTCAAGGTGAAGATACCGTCCTTGCAGCAATGGCACAACGCTGTCCGACGAAAGCTCCGACAGGTGAAACCGAGAAAGAAGAGCGCAATGCCATTCAGAAGTTGATGAACTTCGGGCGCAAACAAGAAGAGATCAAGCAAGAAGAATCTGAGTATGTGGATCATACACCGCTTGTAATGTTTGGATCAGTGCCCGATCCGATCGTGACTCAGCTTACTTTGGAACTGAAAAAACAAGGTGTGAAAGTCTCCGGTTGGCTACCTGCAAAACGATACACAGAACTTCCTGTGATCGAAGAAGGTTACTATGTTTCGGGTGTAAATCCATTCCTTTCTCGAACTGCTACGACATTAATGCGGCGACGGAAAACGAAATTAATTGGATCACCTTTCCCGATCGGTCCAGATGGAACACGAGCTTGGGTCGAAAAGATTTGCTCAGTGCTCAACATCGAACCGAAAGGATTAGAAGAACGAGAAGCAAAAATCTGGGAAAGTGTTGAAGATTATCTAAAGCTCGTTCGCGGTAAGTCTGTCTTCTTTATGGGCGATAACTTACTAGAAATCTCCCTCGCACGATTTCTCATTCGTTGCGGGATGACCTGCGAAGAGATCGGCATTCCTTATATGGACAAGCGCTATCAAGCTGCCGAACTCGATTTCCTTGTGAAAACCTGCAACGAGATGGGCGTTTCCGTTCCCAAGATTGTTGAGAAGCCCGATAACTACAATCAGCTTCAACGCATTCACGAAATGAAGCCAGATTTGGTGATTACTGGAATGGCTCATGCGAATCCGTTAGAAGCACGAGGCATCAGCACAAAATGGTCAGTCGAATTCACCTTTGCTCAAATTCACGGATTTAGCAATACTCGCGACATTCTGGAACTGGTGACTCGTCCCATGCGGCGAAACACTGCGTTACAGAGTATGGGTTGGGAAAAACTCGTGGAAGAAGCGACGATCTAG
- a CDS encoding uncharacterized 15.3 kDa protein in frxC 3'region (similar to AA sequence:cyanobase_aa:LBDG_06570), whose product MNIDQLRRSLKDRWLDYYQENRSWITRLSIWVSCEGKRRPSSSFILGALSTIEPRLVDLLPLIVDLSNHPDRIIVALGLNFDPEQELAHLKQLKAESPKYLPASSAPEAKPRRPAEVDEACEGRIRPPKTDRSPR is encoded by the coding sequence GTGAACATTGATCAATTGCGTCGATCGCTCAAAGATCGCTGGCTCGATTACTACCAAGAGAACCGTTCTTGGATCACTCGCTTATCCATCTGGGTGAGTTGTGAAGGCAAACGACGACCCTCTTCAAGCTTCATTCTCGGCGCACTTTCTACGATCGAGCCTCGTCTGGTCGATTTACTTCCCTTAATTGTCGATCTGAGCAATCATCCCGATCGCATTATTGTTGCCCTTGGTTTGAACTTTGATCCAGAACAAGAACTCGCGCATCTCAAACAGTTAAAAGCCGAATCCCCCAAATATCTCCCTGCAAGTTCGGCTCCTGAAGCGAAACCACGTCGTCCCGCAGAAGTTGATGAAGCCTGTGAAGGACGCATTCGCCCCCCAAAAACAGATCGATCGCCTCGATAA